In one Photobacterium swingsii genomic region, the following are encoded:
- the ygfM gene encoding molybdopterin-dependent oxidoreductase FAD-binding subunit, which translates to MIEQYLTPDTPAQALEFKQLHGNDAIWFGGGSKINAAPTKTDKTIAISLGKLNLSQIEQQGDSLYIGAMCHIQQLIDHELVPVALKQSAAFIYSRHIRNQATLGGEIAARQPEALLIPSLLALKAKLKLANGQEVDVEDYINNDERALIATVIIPDSSLTCIGYNITRSAAGLAIVTAAVSIDKQGNKVIALDGVSPLHQGAARPIRLRDVETQDLKGELLEQAVADAIYPEADIRGGVEYKRYIAGVVITDLMAECQYMVEEA; encoded by the coding sequence TGCCATTTGGTTTGGTGGGGGATCTAAAATCAATGCAGCACCTACCAAAACGGATAAGACGATAGCTATTTCTTTGGGAAAACTGAATTTATCCCAGATCGAGCAGCAAGGTGATAGCTTATATATAGGTGCGATGTGCCACATCCAGCAGTTAATTGACCATGAGCTTGTTCCTGTGGCCTTAAAGCAATCTGCTGCGTTTATCTATTCCCGTCATATCCGTAATCAGGCCACTTTGGGTGGTGAGATTGCCGCACGACAGCCAGAGGCATTGTTAATACCTAGCCTACTTGCGCTGAAAGCAAAATTGAAACTGGCCAATGGCCAGGAAGTGGATGTTGAAGATTACATCAATAATGATGAGCGAGCGCTTATCGCCACTGTCATTATTCCAGATAGCAGCCTGACTTGTATTGGTTACAACATTACTCGCTCTGCGGCGGGGCTTGCGATTGTGACGGCTGCGGTATCGATTGATAAGCAAGGCAATAAAGTCATCGCGCTTGATGGTGTGTCGCCCTTGCATCAAGGTGCGGCCCGTCCAATTCGTCTTCGCGATGTCGAAACACAAGATTTAAAAGGGGAACTGCTAGAGCAAGCCGTTGCCGATGCTATTTACCCAGAAGCCGATATTCGCGGCGGTGTGGAGTATAAGCGATATATCGCCGGTGTTGTGATCACGGATTTGATGGCTGAATGTCAGTACATGGTAGAGGAGGCATAA